The following are encoded together in the Triticum dicoccoides isolate Atlit2015 ecotype Zavitan chromosome 6B, WEW_v2.0, whole genome shotgun sequence genome:
- the LOC119321202 gene encoding receptor-like protein EIX2 — translation MHPPPKPLLLLAVLLAASPHALAEQPPAAAACPPQERDALLAFKQGITISSDAAGLLASWREDDCCRWRGVRCSNRTGHVVALNLRGQGLAGEISPSLLSLPHLEHLDLSSNRLVGPAGSIPEFLGSMGNLRYLDLSGAPYSGEAPFSGQVPPHLGNLSKLQHLDLSSNRNVSSNDLSWLTRLPFLRFLGLNFVDLSMAADWAHAVNALPLRSLHLEDCSLTSANQSLPHSNLTTTLEVLDLALNNFDQPVASCWFWNLTRLKRLYLEVNNGALYGPLPDALGGMVRLQELSFGESGSHMMSMGSADLKNLCNLKFLDLDFCFSNGFEAERLPQCSSDKLQELHLMGNQLTGTLADWMGHRTSLVILDLSSNNITGPIPESIGRFTDLRVLDLWNNNLTGHVPPAIGTLTNLASLVLGQNHLDGLIAEGHFHGLKSLEQIYLSDNQLEIVVGSEWVPPFRLQEASFASCQIGHLFPAWLKWQVGLTRLDISSTGITDRFPDWFSSSFSKITYLDISNNRISGALPKNMGNMSLVSLYSSSNNISGRIPQLPRNLEILDISRNSLSGPLPSDFGAPKLSTISLFSNYITGQIPVFVCELYLYSLDLANNILEGELPQCFSTKHMTFLLLSNNSFSGNFPPFLENCTALSFLDLARNRFSGTLPMWIGNLGKLQFLRLSNNMFHGHIPDNITSLSKLYHLNLAANGISGSIPHHLSNLTMMTTPYVHVPGTVVADFQIMVGDMPVVFKRQELKYRGVGVLEILSIDFSCNYLTGKIPEEITSLGGLINLNLSWNQLNGGLPKKIGDMQTLESLDFSNNDISGEIPSSLSNLTYLSILDLSYNHLAGIIPSGVQLDTLYTEYPSIYNGNPGLCGPILHKSCSVNNNAPQPDHQQSGKVSESTLFFYFGLGSGFMAGLWVVFCALLFKKAWRISYFCFFDKVHDKAYVFIVVTWGRFARKR, via the coding sequence ATGCATCCTCCTCCAAAGCCGCTGCTCCTCCTCGCGGTGCTGCTCGCCGCCTCACCGCATGCGCTGGCGGAGCAGCCACCGGCGGCAGCCGCCTGCCCGCCGCAGGAGCGGGACGCGCTGCTGGCCTTCAAGCAAGGGATCACCATCAGCAGCGACGCCGCCGGCCTCCTCGCCTCATGGCGCGAAGACGACTGCTGCCGGTGGAGGGGCGTCCGGTGCAGCAACCGGACCGGCCATGTCGTCGCGCTCAACCTTCGAGGCCAGGGACTAGCCGGCGAGATAAGTCCATCCTTGCTCTCCCTGCCGCACCTGGAGCATCTTGATCTCAGCTCCAACCGCCTCGTGGGCCCGGCTGGCAGTATTCCCGAATTTCTGGGTTCCATGGGAAACCTGAGATATCTCGACCTATCCGGAGCGCCGTATTCTGGGGAAGCGCCGTTTTCTGGCCAAGTGCCTCCCCACCTTGGCAACCTCTCCAAGCTGCAACATCTTGACCTCTCAAGCAATAGAAATGTGTCCTCCAACGATCTTTCCTGGTTAACACGTCTGCCATTCCTAAGGTTTCTCGGCCTGAATTTCGTGGACCTGAGTATGGCGGCTGATTGGGCTCATGCGGTGAACGCCCTTCCTTTGaggtcccttcatcttgaagattgcTCGCTCACAAGTGCGAACCAATCACTCCCACACTCAAACCTTACCACGACTCTTGAGGTGCTCGACCTTGCTCTCAACAACTTTGACCAGCCAGTCGCGTCCTGTTGGTTCTGGAACCTAACAAGACTCAAGCGGCTCTACCTTGAAGTTAACAACGGCGCCCTGTATGGTCCGCTTCCTGATGCATTGGGGGGTATGGTACGCTTGCAAGAACTATCCTTCGGAGAGAGTGGCAGCCACATGATGAGCATGGGCTCGGCAGACTTGAAGAACCTATGCAACTTGAAGTTCCTAGACCTTGACTTTTGTTTCTCAAATGGATTTGAAGCGGAGAGGCTCCCGCAATGTTCCTCGGACAAATTGCAGGAATTGCACCTGATGGGAAACCAATTGACAGGAACTCTAGCGGATTGGATGGGACACCGCACCAGCTTAGTCATTCTTGATCTCAGTTCAAACAACATTACTGGGCCTATACCGGAATCTATAGGGCGGTTTACAGATTTGAGGGTTCTAGACCTTTGGAACAACAACCTGACTGGACATGTGCCACCTGCAATCGGTACTCTCACTAATTTGGCTAGCTTGGTTCTTGGTCAGAATCACTTGGATGGTCTGATTGCAGAAGGACACTTTCATGGTCTAAAAAGCTTAGAGCAAATATATTTATCTGACAATCAACTGGAGATTGTGGTGGGTTCAGAATGGGTTCCTCCCTTCAGACTGCAAGAGGCCAGTTTTGCATCTTGCCAGATAGGTCATCTGTTTCCTGCATGGCTTAAGTGGCAAGTGGGTCTTACTCGCCTTGACATCTCAAGCACAGGAATAACAGATAGGTTTCCAGATTGGTTCTCCAGTTCCTTCTCAAAGATCACATACTTGGATATCTCCAATAACCGAATAAGTGGTGCCTTGCCAAAAAATATGGGTAACATGTCATTGGTATCACTATATTCTAGTTCGAACAATATATCTGGTAGAATACCTCAATTGCCCAGAAATCTAGAGATATTGGACATATCAAGAAACTCTTTATCAGGACCCCTGCCATCAGATTTTGGGGCTCCAAAACTAAGTACAATAAGTCTATTCTCCAATTACATCACAGGTCAAATTCCAGTGTTTGTATGCGAACTGTACTTGTATTCCTTGGATTTAGCCAACAATATTCTCGAAGGAGAACTTCCTCAATGTTTCAGCACAAAACACATGACATTTCTATTGCTAAGTAACAATAGTTTCTCTGGCAATTTTCCACCATTTCTAGAAAACTGCACAGCGCTATCCTTTTTGGATCTGGCAAGGAACAGATTCTCTGGAACATTGCCAATGTGGATTGGGAACTTGGGGAAACTACAGTTTCTACGGCTGAGCAACAACATGTTCCACGGGCATATTCCGGATAATATCACAAGTCTCAGCAAACTTTATCATTTGAATCTGGCGGCCAATGGGATATCAGGTTCCATACCTCATCATCTATCAAATCTAACAATGATGACAACACCATATGTACACGTTCCTGGCACCGTCGTTGCAGATTTCCAAATTATGGTTGGTGATATGCCAGTAGTCTTCAAGAGGCAAGAACTTAAATATAGAGGTGTTGGTGTTTTGGAGATATTGAGCATTGACTTCTCTTGCAACTATTTAACCGGTAAAATTCCAGAGGAAATAACGTCTCTTGGTGGATTGATAAACCTGAACTTGTCATGGAATCAACTGAATGGAGGGTTACCTAAGAAGATTGGGGACATGCAGACGTTGGAGTCACTTGACTTCTCGAACAATGATATTTCAGGAGAAATTCCGTCAAGCTTGTCGAATCTAACATACTTGAGCATTCTGGACCTGTCATATAATCATCTAGCAGGAATAATACCATCAGGAGTTCAACTTGACACTCTTTACACGGAGTATCCATCCATATACAATGGCAACCCTGGCCTTTGTGGTCCCATCCTTCATAAAAGTTGCTCAGTCAACAATAATGCACCACAGCCTGACCATCAACAGAGTGGAAAAGTTTCGGAGTCGACATTGTTCTTTTACTTTGGACTTGGGTCAGGGTTTATGGCTGGCCTCTGGGTTGTGTTTTGTGCTCTGCTCTTCAAGAAAGCATGGAGGATTTCTTATTTCTGCTTCTTTGACAAGGTGCATGACAAAGCCTATGTGTTCATAGTTGTCACTTGGGGCAGGTTTGCCAGGAAAAGGTAA